The Candidatus Hamiltonella defensa 5AT (Acyrthosiphon pisum) DNA window TTTCTTCAAAGTGAGAAGGAAAAAATTCAATACTCACCGATTGTGCAAGGGTTTCTAATTGCTTGATGGCCGCAGGCCGATAAACGTCCACCGAGACCAGCAAAACTTTTTTCTTTTGTTTTTCAGTGATAAATTTGCCCAATTTGACGACACTGGTTGTTTTACCCGCCCCTTGCAAACCAGCCATTAATATCACCGCAGGCGGTTGCGTCGCTAAATTAAGTTCGGTATTGAACTCGCCCATTGCGGAGGTCATCTCATTTTTCACAATTTTTATAAATTCCTGGCCAGGTGTTAAACTTTTATTAATTTCGTGGCCCATTGCTTTTTTTTTCACCCGTTGAATAAAATCGCGTACCACGGATAAAGCGACATCTGCGTCTAACAAAGCAACACGTACTTCGCGCAGACTGGTTTTAATATTTTCTTCTGTTAGTCGGCCACGACCACTGATATTACGTAGCGTGCGTGATAATCTTTCAGTTAAATTATTAAACATGGGTTTCTGCTCAAATAAATCAATTCGCCCTGTGGGAATCGTATTGAAAATAAAAAAAGGGAGATAATAGCATAAATCATCTTTGATTTAACTTGACATAAAAGTTGGAGGGCAACTCAGGTAAAGCTATACTTCACAACTCTTTTCATTAATTTAGCCGGTGTTGATTGGATTCGCCATGTCTATTTTTTCGATTATCGCCCTGACAGCCTATTCATTTAGCCTGAGTTTGATTGTGCCAAGCTTACTAGGGCGCAACAGCAACTATCGAAGATGGGCTTTGGTGTTTGCCATAAGCGCTTTATTCTGTCATGCAGTGGCACTCAAATATCAAATTTTCAATGTTCATAGTGGGCAAAACCTGAGTTTAATGAACATTTGTTCTATCATTAGTATCCTTGTTTGTTTCATGATGACGCTCACTGCTTTCCTTAGTCGCGGTTGGTTTTTTTTACCGATTGTGTATAGTTTTGACATGGTGAATATTATTTTTTCAAATTTTATGCCTGGTGAATTTATCATTCATTTATCGCTTAATACGACATTATTTTTTCACCTTGGGCTCGCTTTTTTTGCATACTCTACTCTGATTATTGCGATGTTGTATGCGCTACAACTGGTTTTTCTAGATTATTTATTAAAGCACAAAAAAATCAATTTTATTTCTGATATGCTTCCATTAATGAACATTGAGCGTCATGTATTTCATATTACTCAAATTGGCACACTTTTACTGACACTCACTTTGCTCAGCGGTCTTTTTTACAAAGATAATTTGTTTGACAGAGTGAATATAGAGAAAGGTATCTTTTCAATAATGGCTTGGTGTGTTTATATCCTGTTACTTTGGGGTCATTATCGTTCAGGTTTACGAGGGCGGCCTGCATTGTGGTTAAGTTTTATTGGAGCATTTTTGCTCACATTGGCTTATTCTGGTCATCGTTTAACTTCAAGTTTTTAAAAAACATTGATTTCTACTATTAACCTATATACAGAAGGAACCTCTGTTGGAGCAAGTCTCAACTGGAACCATTATTTTTATTTTAATCGTTATGATCATCATTTCTGCTTATTTTTCTGCCTCTGAAACAGGGATGATGACCCTGAACCGTTATCGTTTACGCCATCTTGCCAAGCAAGGAAATCGCGGAGCACTTCGAGTAGAAAAATTATTGCAACGTCCTGCTCGCCTGATCAGCCTAGTACTGGTCGGCAATAATCTGGTAAACATTCTTGCCTCCTCTTTGGCGACCATTCTTGGGATGCGTTTGTATGGTGATATAGGCGTTGCCATAGCCACTGGGTTGTTAACCTTTTTGATATTGGTTTTTTCTGAGGTGATGCCAAAAACGATTGCGGCTTTATACCCCGAAAAAACGGCCTTTTTAAGCAGCTTCCTGCTAATTCCATTGCAAAAAATCATGATGCCGATGCTATGCTTTTTAAGCGGCACCACGCATTTACTCATGCGATTATTTGGAATCAAGGAATCTATTCATCATATTGATCAGCTCAGTAAAGAAGAACTTCGTAGTATTGTTAATGAATCCCATTCACAGATTTCACGGCGTCATCAAAACATGTTGATTTCGGTGCTTGATTTAGAAAAAGTGTCCGTCAACGACATTATGGTTCCCCGAAGTGAAATAGTGGGTATTGATGTGAATAGCGACTGGAAATCCATTATGCGTCAGCTCACGCATTCACCACATGGCCGCATTCTGCTTTATCGTCAATCTTTGGATGATGCAATTGGTATGCTGAGAGTCAGAGAAGCTTACCGGCTGATGACAGAAAAAAAAGAATTTAATAAAGAAAATTTATTACGTGCGGCCGACGAAATTTACTTTATTCCTGAAGGAACCCCTTTAAATATACAACTGATTAAATTTCAACGTAATAAAGAAAAAGTGGGCATTATTGTTGATGAATATGGTGATATTCAAGGGCTGGTCACAGTAGAAGATATTCTTGAAGAAATTGTGGGAGATTTTACGACCTCGATGTCTCCCAATTTAGCGGAAGAGGTGAATCTTCAAAGTGATGGTTCTGTATTAATTGATGGCAGTGCCAGTGTCCGTGATTTAAATAAAGCATTTAATTGGTCATTACCGATCGGATCACGCACAATCAACGGCCTGTTGTTAGAAGAGTTAGGTGAAATCCCGCCTGTGAACACTGAGTTATGTATTGGTTCTTACCAAATTGCCGTGATGGAGGTACAGGAAAACAGGATCAGACAAGTCAGAATCAAAGCCTTATCTTAAAAATAAAAGCTTATCGAAACTTTTTATTACTCTAGCTTATGATAGCAGATAGGAAAATTGGGGTAACAATATTAGAAAAAAGATATGATAATCCGAAAATATCAGGTGCTGATTTTGAAAATATAAAAAATCAGATAACCAGATTAAAAGAAGAGATAGAATCTATTAATATTACTGTTGGTCTAAACGAAGCTGACAGTAAAAGACAAAAAGAAATCGAAAAAAGAATGGGATATATTGATCTTGCGGCTAGCAGTTATCATAAAGAACCTGAAGAAGAATTTTTTGCTGATGCTAAAGATAATCAGCCATGGTATAAAGAAGATACTCAGAAATGATTGTGAAAAATAAATTGTCTACCTGAGGAATATGAGCCCTCTTCCTGAATTAACGATAACGACCGGAGTGAAGTCGCAGATATTCCTCAAAACTGATAGTATCCCCCCGCTCTAGTTCAGCTTGGCGTTGACATGATGAACGAGACTCATCACATAATTGAGCTTCTGTAAGTAGCTCAAGGGGCTCTTTTTTAAGCTGTTCAAAATATTTTTCGGCACGCTTAAGCCCAATGCTCTCGCCTTGGTTTGCTTTTATTTCTTTAAGAAAACGAGCAGAAAAAGTCAAATCAGGATCTTCAAGATACATCAGCAGTTCATCGCACGCTTTTTGATATTTTTTATCTTTTTCATCGATGATTTCTGCTATTCGTGTTAAACCTTGAAACAAGGTTTTTCCTATTCTTTTGATAGACTGAGGGTTTCTTTCGGTACCGATATTCAGCACTTGATCGGGTTTACGCCCTTCCAATATCACTTTTTCCCAATTTTTCTGAGTATAAAGTAATTCCTCGTCGCTCATCTCATTGGAGGGCGCCAATACACACCAAATTAAAAAAAGATCCAAAAAACGAATTTGCGTTTCATTTATCCCTATAGGTGAAAATGGGTTGATGTCTAAAGAACGGATTTCAAGATATTCAATCCCTCCTTTCAATAAAGCATCGGAAGGAAGCTCACCTATTTCAGTACTCCTCTTAGGTCGAATGGGAGCATATAATTCATTTTCTATTTGCAATACATTGGTATTTAACTGCAAATAACGATTTTTATTTTTTAAACCGATTTTTGCATATTCTTTGGAAGGAATTCGAGTGGCTTTTTTTAAATCATTCACATAAATATTCAAATCATTAAAATTCATTTTTAAATTGCTTTGAGCGGCACTGGTATAGCCTAAACCACTTAAACGTAAAGAGGTGGCATACGGCAGATATAACGTATTTTTCCCAAATGTTTCAAACGCCAGAGAGGATTTTTTTTCTCTTAAAAATGAAGAGCACACTGTAGGGGATCCACCAAATAAATAAGGAATCACCCAGCCAAAACGGTAATAGTTACGCACTAAGCGAAGATAGCCGTCGGAAATGACATTTTTCCCTTTTTTTTCGTCTTCTATGCCTTCTTTTGTTTGCCAAAATGCCAATGGCAGAGAAAAATTATAGTGAACACCACAAATGGTTTGCATCAATGCCCCATAGCGATTTTTTAAGCCTTCGCGATAAAGCGTTTTAAAACGCCCCAGGTTAGAAGAACCGTATTGAGCCAACGGAATATCTTCTTCAGTTTCAATAAAACATGGCATGCTTAAAGGCCAGAAACGTTCATTCATTAACTGACGCGCGGTGTAACGATGAAGATCGCGTAAAAACATCAACGATTTTTGGATATCCTGATCAGCAGGAGTAATAAATTCTAATAGGGCTTCAGAAAAATCAGTGGTGATCCATGGATGAGTGAGAGGAGCCCCTAACACTTTAGGATGAATTGTCATTGCCAAGTGACCATTGGGTGTCACTCTTAGTGTTTCTCTTTCAATACCTCGTCGGATGCCTTTTAATACCTTTGGATGTGCTTCCAACCAAGAAAGCGCTTGTGATACGTCTGGGATCACATTCACCTACCTTTTTGAAAAAACAAATATGATCGGATAACACATTAATAAAAAAGCCTCAAAATTTTTGAGGCTTTTTTATAGCATTACTGGATCAGGGTTCAAAATTTTATTCCGTTTCGATACTGACAAAACTGCGGTTCTTAGTACCTTTAACTTCAAATTTCACTTTGCCATGAGATAAAGCAAACAATGTATGATCTTTTCCACAACCTACATTAACCCCAGGGTGAAATTTAGTGCCGCGCTGACGAACAATAATAGTACCTGCCAGAACTTTTTCTCCTCCAAAACGCTTGACGCCCAGACGTTTACCTTCAGAGTCGCGACCGTTACGAGTTGACCCACCCGCTTTTTTATGTGCCATACATCACTCCTCTTGAAGTATTAACTTATAATTCCAATAATTTTCACATCTGTAAACCACTGGCGATGGCCCTGCTGTTTGCGATAATGCTTACGACGACGAAATTTAATGATTTTAATTTTATCAGCACGACCGTGTGCCATCACTTCCGCCTGAACCAAGCCTCCATTAATCAAAGGAGCGCCGACTTTGATCGTTTCACCATCTGAGATCATCAAGACTTGATTAAAATTAATTTTTTCACCGGTTACATTGCTCAGCTTCTCCAAACGAACAGTCTCGCCTTCAGTTACACGATGTTGTTTACCACCACTTTGAAAAACTGCGTACATATTAAAGCCCCGATTTCTGAGCGAAAAAATAAAAAAGCCCCATACATTAATAATAAGCCGGGCATTTTACGCAAATATAAAACAGATAACAAGAACAGAATCGAAAGAAGGCATAGCCATCGCGCCATAAATCTATTGGAAATGTAAATAAGAATAGAGTAAGGAGAACTGCCTATTTTTTTAAACTCCCAGAGCCCCGTCTCCAGCCCGAAACAAACTGCATAAATTAATGGACTTTATTAACAGTGCCATATATTAACTTTAAAGTTAAAAAAATAATTATTTTTTTAACTTTATCAGTTCTATAATTTTCAACTTTGCAAGTGCTTTGGATAATTCAATTGAGGCTTTAGTGTAATCAATATCAGCATGCGGTTTGTTGAGATTCGCCTCTGCATCGCATTTTGATTTTAACACCCTCTCTTCATCTAAATCTTCCCCTCGAATGGCGGTGTCCGCCAAGATAGTGACTAGCTTTGGCTGAACTTCAAGGATCCCTCCTGATAAATAAATGAATTCTTCTTCGCCTTGCTCATTTATCATACACACCATCCCTGGCTTCAAGGCAGTCAATAAAGGGGCGTGTCCAGAGAAAATACCCAATTCCCCCTCGCTGCCTGTGACCCGGATTTTTTGTACAACACCAGAAAACATGTTTTTCTCGACGCTGACAACATTTAAAAGGTAAGTGGGTGTCATCATATTTATCTCCAATCCGGTGCGTTATAATTTTTTCGCTTTTTCCAAGGCTTCTTCAATGGTGCCAACCATATAGAACGCCTGCTCCGGTAAATGATCATAGTCACCGTTCATTATCCCTTTAAAGCCAGAAATGGTGTCTTTGAGAGAGACAAATTTCCCTGGCGCCCCCGTAAAGACTTCCGCGACAAAGAAAGGTTGAGAGAGAAAACGCTGAATTTTACGCGCCCGAGAAACCGCCAGTTTATCCTCTTCTGATAATTCATCCATCCCCAAAATCGCGATGATATCTTTGAGTTCTTGATAACGTTGAAGAATCGATTGTACACCTCGAGCAACATCGTAATGCTCTTGACCCACAACTAAGGGATCAAGCTGTCGGCTCGTTGAATCTAATGGATCCACGGCAGGGTAAATCCCCAGAGATGCAATTTGACGACTTAAAACCGCAGTTGCATCTAAATGAGCAAATGTCGTGGCAGGTGAAGGATCGGTTAAATCATCTGCAGGAACATAGACGGCTTGAACAGAAGTAATCGAACCTTTTTTGGTGGAAGTAATGCGTTCTTGCAAGACACCCATTTCCTCCGCTAGAGTCGGCTGATAACCCACCGCAGAAGGCATGCGCCCCAAAAGCGCCGATACTTCAGTACCCGCCAAGGTATAACGATAGATATTATCGATAAATAATAAAACGTCTCGGCCTTCATCCCGAAATTTTTCAGCCATAGTCAAGCCGGTGAGCGCCACACGGAGACGATTTCCTGGCGGCTCATTCATCTGGCCATAGACAAGAGACACTTTGTCCAAAACGCCAGATTCTGTCATTTCATGATAAAAATCGTTTCCTTCACGAGTACGTTCACCCACCCCGGCAAAAACAGAATATCCCGAATGTTCTATCGCAATGTTACGGATGAGTTCCATCATGTTGACGGTTTTCCCAACGCCGG harbors:
- the rplU gene encoding 50S ribosomal protein L21, which codes for MYAVFQSGGKQHRVTEGETVRLEKLSNVTGEKINFNQVLMISDGETIKVGAPLINGGLVQAEVMAHGRADKIKIIKFRRRKHYRKQQGHRQWFTDVKIIGIIS
- the gshA gene encoding glutamate--cysteine ligase, with the translated sequence MIPDVSQALSWLEAHPKVLKGIRRGIERETLRVTPNGHLAMTIHPKVLGAPLTHPWITTDFSEALLEFITPADQDIQKSLMFLRDLHRYTARQLMNERFWPLSMPCFIETEEDIPLAQYGSSNLGRFKTLYREGLKNRYGALMQTICGVHYNFSLPLAFWQTKEGIEDEKKGKNVISDGYLRLVRNYYRFGWVIPYLFGGSPTVCSSFLREKKSSLAFETFGKNTLYLPYATSLRLSGLGYTSAAQSNLKMNFNDLNIYVNDLKKATRIPSKEYAKIGLKNKNRYLQLNTNVLQIENELYAPIRPKRSTEIGELPSDALLKGGIEYLEIRSLDINPFSPIGINETQIRFLDLFLIWCVLAPSNEMSDEELLYTQKNWEKVILEGRKPDQVLNIGTERNPQSIKRIGKTLFQGLTRIAEIIDEKDKKYQKACDELLMYLEDPDLTFSARFLKEIKANQGESIGLKRAEKYFEQLKKEPLELLTEAQLCDESRSSCQRQAELERGDTISFEEYLRLHSGRYR
- the atpD gene encoding F0F1 ATP synthase subunit beta yields the protein MLTGKIIQIIGAVVDVEFPQEAVPKVYNALEVKNDAIKLVMEVQQQLGGGVVRCIAMGSSDGLQRGLTVTDLGHPIKVPVGKETLGRIMNVLGDPIDMKGPIGEQERWSIHRQPPSYEELANSQELLETGIKVMDLICPFAKGGKVGLFGGAGVGKTVNMMELIRNIAIEHSGYSVFAGVGERTREGNDFYHEMTESGVLDKVSLVYGQMNEPPGNRLRVALTGLTMAEKFRDEGRDVLLFIDNIYRYTLAGTEVSALLGRMPSAVGYQPTLAEEMGVLQERITSTKKGSITSVQAVYVPADDLTDPSPATTFAHLDATAVLSRQIASLGIYPAVDPLDSTSRQLDPLVVGQEHYDVARGVQSILQRYQELKDIIAILGMDELSEEDKLAVSRARKIQRFLSQPFFVAEVFTGAPGKFVSLKDTISGFKGIMNGDYDHLPEQAFYMVGTIEEALEKAKKL
- a CDS encoding cytochrome C assembly family protein, encoding MSIFSIIALTAYSFSLSLIVPSLLGRNSNYRRWALVFAISALFCHAVALKYQIFNVHSGQNLSLMNICSIISILVCFMMTLTAFLSRGWFFLPIVYSFDMVNIIFSNFMPGEFIIHLSLNTTLFFHLGLAFFAYSTLIIAMLYALQLVFLDYLLKHKKINFISDMLPLMNIERHVFHITQIGTLLLTLTLLSGLFYKDNLFDRVNIEKGIFSIMAWCVYILLLWGHYRSGLRGRPALWLSFIGAFLLTLAYSGHRLTSSF
- a CDS encoding HlyC/CorC family transporter, with the translated sequence MEQVSTGTIIFILIVMIIISAYFSASETGMMTLNRYRLRHLAKQGNRGALRVEKLLQRPARLISLVLVGNNLVNILASSLATILGMRLYGDIGVAIATGLLTFLILVFSEVMPKTIAALYPEKTAFLSSFLLIPLQKIMMPMLCFLSGTTHLLMRLFGIKESIHHIDQLSKEELRSIVNESHSQISRRHQNMLISVLDLEKVSVNDIMVPRSEIVGIDVNSDWKSIMRQLTHSPHGRILLYRQSLDDAIGMLRVREAYRLMTEKKEFNKENLLRAADEIYFIPEGTPLNIQLIKFQRNKEKVGIIVDEYGDIQGLVTVEDILEEIVGDFTTSMSPNLAEEVNLQSDGSVLIDGSASVRDLNKAFNWSLPIGSRTINGLLLEELGEIPPVNTELCIGSYQIAVMEVQENRIRQVRIKALS
- a CDS encoding F0F1 ATP synthase subunit epsilon — its product is MTPTYLLNVVSVEKNMFSGVVQKIRVTGSEGELGIFSGHAPLLTALKPGMVCMINEQGEEEFIYLSGGILEVQPKLVTILADTAIRGEDLDEERVLKSKCDAEANLNKPHADIDYTKASIELSKALAKLKIIELIKLKK
- the rpmA gene encoding 50S ribosomal protein L27, which translates into the protein MAHKKAGGSTRNGRDSEGKRLGVKRFGGEKVLAGTIIVRQRGTKFHPGVNVGCGKDHTLFALSHGKVKFEVKGTKNRSFVSIETE